The window GTTCAGCCCGTAGGGCTCTACCACGTGGCTAAGAGCCAGCAGACAGGAGGGGACAGGCAGGCTCTGCTGGTCTGGGCAAGTTCTGTTTGGAGGCTGAGGTCCACTTCTCTCATGCCACATTCAGAGGGGCATCTGAGAGGGCCAGCCCCCACCTTGGGGAGGCACTGCCAGCCACCTGCTGAAGCCTGGGTGCCCCCTGTCTGACGCCCCGTCTCCTCACACAGCCCATGACCTCAGCCCTGCCCCCTTGCACAGCAGCCGAGGGTGCCTGGcccctggggtggggctggaCAGCCTTCCCTGCAGCTGCCTCAGGGCCACTGAAGTGTGAAGGGTGGGACAGGGCAACGCCTGAGCACTGCCCCCTCAGAGCCCAGCCCACCTGCACTGCTGCAAGGTCCAGAGAGACCCGGCCTGCTCTGAGAGGCACAGGCTGGGGAGCTGTGGCCCCTGCCCTTCGCCAGACCCTGGGCTCCCTGACTTGGCACAAGAGGGGCAGTGTGTGTGCCTGGATGCGGCAGGGCAGGGCGCTGATGCCACCTGTCCTGCAGATACCTGGTGCTAGAACACGTGTCCGGGGGGGAGCTGTTCGACTACCTGGTGAAGAAGGGGAGGCTGACCCCCAAGGAGGCCCGCAAGTTCTTCCGGCAGATCATCTCTGCGCTGGACTTCTGCCACAGTCACTCAATATGGTGCGGCCCAAGCCCGAGGCCAGTGTGTCCACTGCCGAGGGACAGTGTCTCCACCCCAAGGGAGCCACCCAGGGCTCTTACAGCCACATTGTCGGGACCCAGCACGTGGGGCCAGGAcacctctccccttcctctcagGCAGGCAGCTTGGGATGGGCTGCCTTTGGTCCAGCTCAGGGTAGGGGTTTGAGGGAGGGCTGCTACCCGCTGGTCACGGCATGTCTGTGAGGCCCAGGAGAGGGTGTGGGACCATGGTGAGCCAAGCCCAGGCCTCCCTCCCCAGTCACAGGGACCTGAAGCCAGAAAACCTGCTGCTGGACGAGAAGAACAACATCCGGATCGCAGACTTCGGCATGGCGTCCCTGCAGGTTGGAGACAGCCTGCTGGAGACCAGCTGTGGGTGAGTGCTGCCCTGCCTGGCCACTGCCGCTGGGCCTCTCCTGTGGGAGCAGCTCCTGTCTGCGCGGCGGGAGGAATGGATGGCAGTGGTGCCCCGGTCCAGGGCTCAGCCCCCACCCAGCATGCAGGGATTTAGGTTGTGGGAGCCCCAAACGGGGCATCCTCCCGGGGCCTGGCGGGCGGTGGCAAGTCCTGGCCTCCTGCCCCCTGACCGCCGCTTTGTCCTCAGATCCCCCCACTATGCCTGCCCAGAAGTGATCCGGGTAAGTGCCCGCGGCGCTGGCGGAAGGGCCGGTGGGTGGGCTCGCCCCCTGACCCCCGCCGGCCCGCCCGCCGACCCAGCGCCTCGCCCGCAGGGGGAGAAGTACGACGGCCGCAAGGCGGACGTGTGGAGCTGCGGCGTGATCCTCTTCGCCCTGCTGGTGGTGagcgcccgccccgcccccgccccgccccgtgCCCGCGGGCCGCCGTGACCGCGCCTGCCTGCCCACAGGGGGCGCTGCCCTTCGACGACGACAACCTGCGGCAGCTGCTGGAGAAGGTCAAGCGCGGGGTGTTCCACATGCCGCACTTCATCCCGCCCGACTGCCAGAGCCTGCTGCGCGGCATGATCGAGGTGGACGCGGCGCGGCGCCTCACGGTGCGTCCCGCCGCGGACGGCTGAGGGCCGGCCTGGCAGCCCGCGTCCCTGTCCCGGGCAGTGCGGAGCGCCCCAGGGGGCTGGGCGCCTCAGGGCGCTGGGGCACCGCCCTGTGCCTGGGCGTGAGCGTTGGGGAACACCGGTGTGCCCGGGTGTGCCCGCTCTGGCATGTGTGCCAGGTGTGGGAGAGCGTGTGCCAGTTGTGGGTTGGTGCGTGCCAGGTGTGGGTCAGTGTGTGCCAGGTGTGAGAGAACATGTGCCAGGGTGTGTGTGCCAGGTGTGGGAGAGCATGTGCCAGGTGTGGGCCGGTGTGCCAGGTGTGGGTCTGTCTGCCAGGGTGTGTGTGCCCCATGTGGGAGAGCGTGTGCCAGGTGTGGGTTGGTGTGTGCCAGGGTGTGTGCCCCAGGTGTGGGTTGGTGTGTGCCAGGGTGTGTGCCCCAGGTGTGGGTTGGTGTGTGCCAGGTGTGGGTCAGCATGCCAGGTGTGGGTTGGTGTGTGCCAGCTGTGGGTTGGTGTGCCAGGTGTGGGTCAGTGTGTACCAGGTGTGAGAGAACGTGTGCCAGGGTGTGTGTGCCAGGTGTGGGAGAGCGTGTGCCAGATGTGGGAGAGCGTGTGCCAGGTGTGGGTTGGTGTGCCAGGTGTGGGTTGGTGTGCCAGGTGTGAGAGAGCGTGTGCCAGGCGTGGGATTATGTCAGAGGTGGGTGTGTGCAGATGTGAGTGTGTCAGGGCAGTTTGCCCAGGTGCTCAGGTGGGTGGCAGGCCTGTGCCTGTGTGACAGGGGAGTGCTAGTGACCATGCTGGGCGTGTCCCCCTAACTGCTGTCCTGCCTCTGGTGTCCTGGGAAAGCCCCTGGGCAGTGTGAGGCCTTCCCCAAAGGCGGCTGCCTCAGGTGAGGGGCCCTCTTGGAAGGATGGCCACTGCCCACAAGAGAGGAGCAAGTGCCCTCTGGGCTGATCTTTTCAAGGAGAGGTGCTCTGTCCCTCCCCCAGGCAAGCTGTCCCTGAGTTGGTGGAGAGAGGGCCGTAGTGGGGCTGCCCCGGCCTCCTGACCacacctgcacccagccctcccaGCCACCTGGCCCTCCTGGCTTTGCCTCCTTTGGGCTGCTTTGCCTCTCCTGCCCGTGGACTCCAGGAAGGCCTGGccagggcagctgcctggagggcTCTGCTGGCTCCTTGCTCCCTGGCCctcaggccctgcccctgcccccactgCCCTCCTTCCTGGTTGCGCTCCCTCTGCagctgggcaggcagggcaggggtgCTGGCCTGCGGCCTGGCCCTGCCTCCCGCTTTGCTCTCACCTGCCTCCTAACGTGGGCGCCCCTGGTACtaactccctttctctctttccttgtaGCTAGAGCACATTCAGAAACACATTTGGTATATGTAAGTAGCTTCTCTGACCACTAACGCCCGCTTTGCCTGTTGCTGTGGCCTGGAGGGCCTGCAGGAGGGGGGAGGGCCCTGGCCAGCGTGGGCTGCCCCGCCTTGCCGTCAGCTGTCCTGGGCTGGTGTGGCAGGACGCAGGAGGCCTGCAGGGGTTGGGCATAGGGACAGCAACAGGACTCAGGGGCCCAGGCGAGGGTGGGCCACCCACCCTGCCGGCCACCTCGGGTGGGTGGAGTCGCCTCCGGCTGGACCACTCCAGCGAGTGAGCCCTGGTGCCCTGTCGTCCACAGAGGAGGCAAGAATGAGCCGGAGCCAGAGCAGCCCATCCCCCGCAAGGTGCAGATCCGCTCGCTGCCCAGCCTGGAGGACATCGACCCCGACGTGCTGGACAGCATGCACTCGCTGGGCTGCTTCCGAGACCGCAACAAGCTGCTGCAGGACCTGCTGTCTGAGGAGTATGTcctgggtgggcaggaggggccGGCATGTCACTGGGCTCTACACTGCTGCCCTGGCAGCTTGGGGGCAGGCGGCCAGAGGCAAGGTCCTCATGGTCCACAGGCAGGCACACGTGCCCAGGTGTGCCGACCCTCCTGGCGCCTCTCGCCCCACGCAGGGAGAACCAGGAAAAGatgatttatttccttctcctgGACCGGAAAGAAAGGTACCCCAGCCATGAGGACGAGGACCTGCCCCCCAGGAATGAGATAGGTACGAGCCTCCATCTGCGCTCGGGTCCTGGGGCCTGCTGGCGGCCAGGCCTGACCCCTGTCTGCACACAGACCCTCCCCGGAAGCGTGTGGACTCCCCAATGCTGAATCGGCACGGCAAGCGGCGGCCAGAGCGCAAGTCCATGGAGGTGCTCAGCGTGACGGACGGCGGCTCCCCGGTGCCGGCACGTCGAGCCATCGAGATGGCCCAGCACGGCCAGAGGTGTGTGCCGGCCCCAGCGCCCACTCCAGGGCTGCACCCTCCTAGGCTGCCCTAGACCTGGCCTGCTCTCTTCCCACTGGCCCTGAGGTCTGGGCCAAGGCCGCTGGCTGAGCTGAACGGCACGGAGCTGGGGTTGCTAGCAGGACGCGCAGGCTGAGCAGCGCTGGGATgaactgggctgagctgggctgagatGACTGGACTGTGCTGGGCTGAGCGGGACTCAGCGCGGCTGGGATGGGCTGAGGTGGACTGGACTGTgctgggccaggctgggctgggctgagctggaCTCAGCTTGGGTGGGGTAAActgagctgagctgggctgagctgggctgagctgggctgagctggaccgggctggactgggctgggctgagctggaccgggctggactgggctgggctgagctggcCTGAGCTGGACCGGGCTGgactgagctgagctgagctggactgggctggactgagctgagtgggctgggctgggctcagctGAGCAGACTGGACTGGACTAAGCTGGACTGGGCTTGGCTGGACTGAGCTGGACTGAGCTGAGCTGGGCTAGGGTGGGCTCAGCTGgactgggctgagctgggctggactGGGCTGATCTGATCTGGGCTGGGCTGAACTGAGCTGAGCTGCATTGGGCTGAActggactgagctgggctgagcaggGCTGGACAAGGCTGGTCTGGTCTGGGCCGTCATGTGATTAAGCCATGTTCAAAGCTGCCAGCCCAGCAGGCTTGGCCCTCCTTGGTGTTTGGCCCTCTGTGGGTGGCCAGTGGCCAGGGATGTGAAATATGGAGGAGTGCTGAGTGAGTGTGGTGTCCCCTAGGACCCCTGGAGGGAGAAAGGGTGCCTGGGACCTGCAGGGCTGTGGGGCGGGGCTGCGAGAGGGCTGGGCGGGGCCTCCAGCAAAGGCCCAGCCTTCCCTCCCCAGGTGGGAGGCCTGTTGTCCAGGACAGACGTTGGCCTGGAGGTCCCAGCAGCCCTGGCTGTCATTGGCCAGCCTTGTGGTCTGGGCCCCAGCACCCTACTGCCCCCTCTCTCTAGGGGGCCTTGGGGTGCCAAGGACCTCGCCAGAGGAACTTGCCATCAACTGGGGACTCACAAGGCGGCTGGGCGGCCATCAAGATAAATTTCCCGGGCCCCACTGGTGGCCCCATGCCCTCCTGCGGGGTCAGGACTGGCTGGGCCATCAGCCCAGGCTCCAGCCCTCAGGGgcttcttccagttctccagctgcCAGGCTGGGGCGGCCAGGGCCCCCGACCACGCTTCTACCCTGGTCTTCTCTGGTGTCCCGCTTGCCGTGGGCATGCCTCTCCTTGGCAGGACCCTCCAGCAGCCCAAGTGCATGCCTTCTGCTCTTGAAGCCATCCCCTCCCCTGGCCCTTCCAGGGCAGGCTAAGGGCCATCGTGAGCCCTTCCCACCCCGCATGGCCTGAATTCCTGCCCCGACTTCCAGGCCTGGCTGCCACGGGATGGGGCTGCCCTGGGTCTCTGGAAGGCCCTTTGTCCTGGCACATCCAGCCTGCTTTCGCTTTCAGCTTGGCCACTTGGCACTGGGCCACAGGGGCCACTGGCCGGGACTGGAggggtcctggggctggggtgggggccgGGCATCCGCCAAGCCTGGCCACCCTGCCCAGCAGGTTGCTCAGGCAGGGCTTGCTGTGGCTCTGGCCCTGTCCTCTCTCGCCGTCTCTTGCGCTGGCCTGGGGCTGCTAGGTCACGCCCCGCCTCAGCTGTGTGGCGGTCTCTCCTGTGTGGCCCGGGCGGCAGCCGGGCCTGGCAGCGACCTGCGTGCGTGTGGCCGTGGCAGTAACTCTGTTTTCTCGCTTTGTTCCTGCTGTAGTAAAGCAATGTTCAGTAAAAGCCTGGATATCGCTGAAGCCCATCCCCAATTCAGCAAAGAAGACAGGTACACACCCTGCCCGTCCGTCCGCCCTCCCAGCCCCAGACACACAGCCCCTGCCTGGCCCGGCGGGCAGAGGCGGGCCTGGCGGCGGGGCTGGGCCGCAGACGCTTCCTGCCCCTGCTCTCTGGGAGTGGAAGGTCCAGGCAGCCAGGGGAGGAGCCCGGCCACCTGAGCTGAGCCGAGCAGGGGTGGGGTTGCTGGGGCAAGGCTGATGGCCAGCCCGCGTGAAGGACCGCACGCAGCGCTTATGCGGGCCCAGGGTGGGGGCACCACTGTGCTCCCCACCCTGGGAGCCCACGTGGCTGCAGCAGGCCTCCCTTCTGCTGGCCCTTGTCCTTGGTCCAGCAGGCCTGGCTGGCCGTGGCTGCTGTGGCCCCGCTGCCCACAGCCACTCCATTCCCCTTGTAGGTGGCAGCAGGCGGCAGCAGCCCCCTGGGTGGTGGCGCTGCCTGCAGGGCTGCCTCCCAGAGCTCTGGCCTCCTCGGGCCTCGTCCCTGAGCCTCCTGTGCCCCGAACCCTCCCTCGCCCGCACTCCACCCGCTGTCCCCGGAACCGCGCTTTTCCGCCCTGGCAGTCGTAGCTCAGTCCCTGGGGGCAGGACAGGAGGGCCTGgcgcagcctccctgcctcccgtACCTTCCTCTCGCTTTCCTTGTGCCGGTGACAAGGTCCTGGCTGGCCTGGGGAGCCGGGCCTGTCTTGCTTGCTCGTGGCTGCTGCCCTAgggcccaccccacccccctgGACGCCTCTCCAGGGCCCGGCTCCCGCACTGCACCTGGGCTCTGCCCTGCTCCCGGCAGAGGGTCTCGCTGCCTCCCTCGCCCTCGCCGGTCCTGTGGGGAGACTTGGAGGTTGCTGCCACAGGGCCCTGCCCACAGGTGCCCGGGGCCAGCTGGGAGCCAGGAGAAGGCCAGGGTGGTTGGGGTACAGGTGCCCTCAGTGGCTCCCTGAGCCCAGGAGCCTGGCCTGGGTGTGGGCCGGGAGGCCCTTTGCAGCTGGACTGGCCAGCAGCGGGCAGACTGGGGCAGTGTGGGATGGCCTTTTACTCTTCTGTCCTCTTCTCTCCTGTGGCTGCCGCCCCACCCCGTCCCCTCCTCTAAGGACGGCAGGTGCGCTGCCCAGGGCTGAGACAGCCTCTGCTGGCCCTCGCTTTTGGTGTGGTGGGGCCAAACCTGGCGCCTCCCTCAGGGCAGCTTCTCCCTGGTGGTGTGGACATACTGTCTCTGCTGCGCCCAAGCCAGGTTTTCAGCTGAGTGGGGCAGTGGTGGGACGAGAGGAGGGCTCTGGGCTGGCCGCAGGCATCTCTCATGGACATGTATGGATGTGGAGGGCTGGGCTGGTGCCCAGCTGGTGGCCACACACCCGTCGCTGTGACACCTCAGCCTTGGGGGGCGTGCGCAGGCGGCAGGCCAGTGGACCCAGCAGGAGGCGTGGCAAGGGTGGGGCTGGATCAGCTCACATCAAGTCCCCACCTTGCCCCTTGTCCCTCCGTCCACCCAGGTGCCTGCAGACCTTGCTGAGGGCCTCTGGGCACCTTACCTGTGCCAGGCCTGGGGCTGCTGGTGGTTCCCATGTGTGGGGAGGAGCCCCAAGGACCCCAGCCGCACCCTGGGTGCTGATGGGTGAGGTCGGCAGGATGACCCTGGGGCACAGTGTGCATCCAGGGACCCTCCTGGGCTTGGCAGGTGTGCACCAGGCCCCAAGGCTTGGGGCTCTGGGCCGGGCCTCCCGGCCACTGGGGGTCCACctggggagagaggagcaggAGCCCCTCCTGGCCAAGTCACCGCTCTGTCCTCTGCAACCCCCAGGTCTCGGTCCATCAGCGGTGCCTCCTCAGGTCTTTCCACAAGTCCACTCAGCAGTCCCCGGGTGAGTGACCGTCCATTCTGGCCTCAGTTGTGGGTCTGCCATCCGTAAGAGCACGGGGCGGGGGCGGGCGCAGGCCGGGACGCAGGCCCTGCCGGGCTGGGCTGGCCCTCGCGGCTGCTGCTCTTGCTAACTGCACGTTCTtctgttttgtgttgtttgttttctcctcgtcactgtttttcttttgtggcaACCCCTCCCTGGCTGCCCGTCCGTCCTGCTTGGGGTCCTGCTCAATGCTCTGCGGCGGGGTTGCATGGGGTGGGTGGGGCATGGGGGTGGCTGCATGGTCCCCTGCCTGCTGGTTCTCTGCTCCCTTGTAGCCCACTAGAAAGTCCATCCTTCCCCCCCCGCCCCCTGAGCTCCCCTCCACGGCCTGCCCCCTGGCCACCTCCCTGGAGCCTGAAGCTTGCCGGAGCACCTCGCGGCCTGGACACGTCCTCCCTCCACAGGCCGCCCCACGGCCCAACCCCAAGACCCAGACCTTGCCGTGCAAGGCCAAGCTGACTGACAAGCCACTACAGGGCACCAAGTCCAACCCGCTCCCTGCCTGCACCCAGGCCCGGCCTCCCATCGCCAGCCTCAGCCCCCCGCTGGCCTTGCCCCCCGGGCCCCCGGCCCTGGCAGCCCCTGTCCGGCTCCCTCCCCCTGGGACTGAACCGAACACCAAATCTGTCCCCACCATACAGGTGACCCCTCACCCCTCGCCGAGGGGCAGTCCCCTCCCTACCCCCAAGGGGACGCCCGTCCACACGCCAAAGGAGAGCCCGGCCGGCACACCCAACCCCACGCCGCCGTCCAGCCCCAGCGTTGGAGGGGTGCCCTGGCGGACGCGGCTCAACTCCATCAAGAATAGCTTCCTGGGCTCACCCCGCTTCCACCGCCGGAAACTGCAAGGTCAGGACCAGCATGGGCCGGGGCAGGGGATTGGGGCAGGGCACAGGCTGCAGGCGTTGCCTGCCCACAGATGGCAGGGCCCGCGGGCTGCTCTGCAGTGCCAGCGCCCTCCCAAGGCTGCCCTGCGCCCCATCCGTCCCCCATCACCCTCTTGGGGGCTTGTTCTACCAGAAGCCAGGCAGCAGCCACGTTCCTCAAGGCTCACACTGGCCTGGCCAGCACCTCTGTTGGCATAGCCAGTCTGTCCTCTCCGGCTGCCTGAGCCCAGGGAGGAGGGCCGGCCGCCATGTATGTGGATGGTTGGCAGGACGCAGGCCCTGGACTATGCTGGGTGGCTGCCGTGGTGCTGGGTGCCAAGGGCCCGTTTCTCTGCCCAGCTGGGTCTGGGCTGGCTGGAGGCTGAAGGAGATACAGCTTAACTTCAGCACCAGAGGCTGGACAGCTCCCTGCAGTCGGAGGGCTGGCTGGGCAGGGACTTGGACTTGGGGGAGCCGGGGCGGGGGCTGAGCATCACCTCcctctcctccattcttcccttgtgTGCAGTTCCGACGCCTGAGGAGATGTCCAACCTGACCCCGGAGTCCTCCCCAGAGTAAGTGGCTTCTGGAGGCCTCCTGGCCTTGGACACCAGGCCAGCTGGGGAGGGACTCTAGGAGGCCTTCCTGCTCCCCATGATCCCATTGCAGGCAGGGCCTGACTTGGCTGCTGCGTCTCAGCCTGGGACCCCCCTGGGGCGAAGGTGCGCGGGGGCACCGTGCTTCCCAGGGCCTGTGGGATTGTAGGGACAGTTGGGTCTCAAGAAGTCAGGCTGTGCTGAGGATGGACAGCTGCAGGGCACAGGACCCAGCCCAGCAGGAACACGGGTGACGCAGCAGACACATAGAGCATGGGCGGCTGTGGCAGAGGCTCAGTGAAGGGGGAGTGGGCACGGTGAGGACTGGCCCTGACTGCTCTTGAACCCTGAGCTTGAGGAATGGAAACCGGGGCAGGCAGAGCTATGACCACCCTGCAGATACCAGCTGCCCACATGGCACGTCCCACAGTGATGGGCCTCTGGGGGTGAGATGCCTGCCAGTGTCCAGGCCCTCTCTCTGTCCTTCACAGTGGCCTCTACTGGCCAGCTCCCTGGCCACTGCTGATGTGCGAAGTGTGGTGTGAACCTCTGCGGTGCAGCTGCAGGGAGCAGCCAGGTGGGAGCGGGGGCCCCTGCCTGCAGCCGTGGGCCGGCCGTTGTCAGCACGGGCAAGACGCCCGTCACTGGTGCGTGGCCCTGGGGGCCAGCCAGCCTGCGCTGAGCCTGTGGAGCCGCGGACTTTCTGTCAGGCCGAGGTGGCCTTCCCCAGGTGTCCAGGCAGAGGCACAGTGGCCAGCTGGGCCCCTCGGAGCCCTACTTAGTTCTGGTGCGGCCCATGTGCTGCAGGTGGGGCTGCTGCTAGCTTTCGGCCTCCAACTTGCAAGTCTCCCATTTTTtggaaaagttggaagaacagcCCCCACTGCCTGACTCCAGTGCGACAACCCCGCCTCTCTCCATGGCGGGGCCCCTTGGAGCCTGTCCCCTCCCGGGGCCTGCTCAGATGTAGCAGCCCCAAGGTTCCGGACACCGTCACCTCCACACTGAGGACTTACCCCAGCTACTGTCAGCCCAGGTCGGTTGGGGCTTCCAGAGAGACAAGAGGAGGACAGGTGCCCTTGATTGTTCTCAATGTAGGGCAGGTGGGCTGGATGCTCAGATGGGCTTCCATGTGAAGACTGGAGAATTCCTTCCTTGGGGGAAGCTGATCAGGCGAGGCCTGCTTCCTTAGGGGGTCATCTGCTCCAGTCGGTCCCTGACCTAAGTGCTCCTCTCATCCCCAAATCCCTTCCTGTCCAAACCCTGGCTGGACCCCTGTGTGACTCCAGAgctcctcctctgctctgccaGTGCCCCGAGAGCTCCCCGTCTTTGGACGCTGACGTGGGTACTGGGCACAGTCAGCTGGGAACCTACGCTAGGAGCTTCAAACAGGATGACCTGGGGCCTCGGGCAGCAGGAGCGCAGATGGGCTGGTGGGAACCGCTGTGCTCAGGGATTGCCGCAGCGGGCAGGGGAAGGCCATGCTGAGCCTCGGGCCAGCCCAGGGCGGCGCTGCCCAGGCAGGCCCCCGGCCCATGCTGCTCCCACCGTCTGCCCTGGGCCCAGATGCTGGTGGTGGCGTTGGGGACGCCTCTCTCCTGCCACCCACCTGGCATGGCCACCCAGCCCTGTGGGCACCTTGGACACGTGTCCACACTGCAGCTTCCAGGCAGTGCTGGCTGGGGACGGCTGCAGACAGAGCCCTAGAGCTCGGCCTCTCCTGGTGTCCAGGCAAGAGCTCTGCGTGTGGCTCCACCGAGCGACGTGTGGTGTCCGAGGGTGACTGGGGAGGCTCCCTCCAGGCTCTGTGCTGGTGGACGGGCTGGGTCCCCACGGGTTGTCTAAGGGAGAGGGCCAGCAAGGGGCAAGAGGCTGTGCCATCTGCCCTCGCTCAGAGGTGACCCGCACGTTGCCATCTCCCCCGGTTCCCCCTCCAGGGGGCAGGGCCCGTGAGCACAACTGAGGCTGGGGGCTGCCCGACACTCGGCATCCAGTCTGCCAGGGAAGGGGCTCCACTGCAGAGGGCGTCTGTGACTTAGGAAGGGGTGCAGAGTAGGCAGATGGCCTCCTGCAGTGAGGACAAGGAGCAGGACGTAGGGGGCCATGTGTGCCCGGGCCTGCCTGGCCCAGCGGCTGAGGCCTGCTGGGCAGCAGTCACCGGGTGCTGCGCAAAGCTGGCAAGGTGCGTCCATAGGCAGGTGTAGAAGATCACGCTGGCCCTGGGTGGGTCCAGGAGCCAGGGTCTGCGTGGCCGTGAGGAGCTGCAGCAGGCCCCTGCTGACCAGCCTTAGGTGTCTGAGGGGTCTCTGTTCATAGGtgggcctggcctcccaggtGGAGCCATCACTACCATCCCAGGACGCCCACGTGGCCCCGCTGTCCGCGCAGCGTCTCTCCCAGGCACAGCTGCGCACCAGGCTGGGCAGAGCAGGCCGCTCCAAACCTAGGGACCTAAgcagaggggcagggctgggggctccCACGGCTCCCGTCCCTGCCTGGCTGGGTTCCAGCAAGCACAGCTGAGGCCTAGCAGGGCCTCTGAAGCAGGTCCAGGGGGCGGAGGT of the Sciurus carolinensis chromosome 11, mSciCar1.2, whole genome shotgun sequence genome contains:
- the Brsk2 gene encoding serine/threonine-protein kinase BRSK2 isoform X1; translation: MTSTGKDGGGAQHAQYVGPYRLEKTLGKGQTGLVKLGIHCVTCQKVAIKIVNREKLSESVLMKVEREIAILKLIEHPHVLKLHDVYENKKYLYLVLEHVSGGELFDYLVKKGRLTPKEARKFFRQIISALDFCHSHSICHRDLKPENLLLDEKNNIRIADFGMASLQVGDSLLETSCGSPHYACPEVIRGEKYDGRKADVWSCGVILFALLVGALPFDDDNLRQLLEKVKRGVFHMPHFIPPDCQSLLRGMIEVDAARRLTLEHIQKHIWYIGGKNEPEPEQPIPRKVQIRSLPSLEDIDPDVLDSMHSLGCFRDRNKLLQDLLSEEENQEKMIYFLLLDRKERYPSHEDEDLPPRNEIDPPRKRVDSPMLNRHGKRRPERKSMEVLSVTDGGSPVPARRAIEMAQHGQSKAMFSKSLDIAEAHPQFSKEDRSRSISGASSGLSTSPLSSPRVTPHPSPRGSPLPTPKGTPVHTPKESPAGTPNPTPPSSPSVGGVPWRTRLNSIKNSFLGSPRFHRRKLQVPTPEEMSNLTPESSPELAKKSWFGNFINLEKEEQIFLVIKDKPLSSIKADIVHAFLSIPSLSHSVISQTSFRAEYKATGGPAVFQKPVKFQVDITYTEGGEAQKENGIYSVTFTLLSGPSRRFKRVVETIQAQLLSTHDQPSAQHLSDTTNCMEMMTGQLSKCGSPLSNFFDVIKQLFSDEKNGQAAQAPSTPAKRSAHGPLGDSEAAGPGGDAEHPMGKDTAGMGPPAARREQP
- the Brsk2 gene encoding serine/threonine-protein kinase BRSK2 isoform X4 codes for the protein MTSTGKDGGGAQHAQYVGPYRLEKTLGKGQTGLVKLGIHCVTCQKVAIKIVNREKLSESVLMKVEREIAILKLIEHPHVLKLHDVYENKKYLYLVLEHVSGGELFDYLVKKGRLTPKEARKFFRQIISALDFCHSHSICHRDLKPENLLLDEKNNIRIADFGMASLQVGDSLLETSCGSPHYACPEVIRGEKYDGRKADVWSCGVILFALLVGALPFDDDNLRQLLEKVKRGVFHMPHFIPPDCQSLLRGMIEVDAARRLTLEHIQKHIWYIGGKNEPEPEQPIPRKVQIRSLPSLEDIDPDVLDSMHSLGCFRDRNKLLQDLLSEEENQEKMIYFLLLDRKERYPSHEDEDLPPRNEIDPPRKRVDSPMLNRHGKRRPERKSMEVLSVTDGGSPVPARRAIEMAQHGQRSRSISGASSGLSTSPLSSPRVTPHPSPRGSPLPTPKGTPVHTPKESPAGTPNPTPPSSPSVGGVPWRTRLNSIKNSFLGSPRFHRRKLQVPTPEEMSNLTPESSPELAKKSWFGNFINLEKEEQIFLVIKDKPLSSIKADIVHAFLSIPSLSHSVISQTSFRAEYKATGGPAVFQKPVKFQVDITYTEGGEAQKENGIYSVTFTLLSGPSRRFKRVVETIQAQLLSTHDQPSAQHLSDTTNCMEMMTGQLSKCGSPLSNFFDVIKQLFSDEKNGQAAQAPSTPAKRSAHGPLGDSEAAGPGGDAEHPMGKDTAGMGPPAARREQP
- the Brsk2 gene encoding serine/threonine-protein kinase BRSK2 isoform X2, translating into MTSTGKDGGGAQHAQYVGPYRLEKTLGKGQTGLVKLGIHCVTCQKVAIKIVNREKLSESVLMKVEREIAILKLIEHPHVLKLHDVYENKKYLYLVLEHVSGGELFDYLVKKGRLTPKEARKFFRQIISALDFCHSHSICHRDLKPENLLLDEKNNIRIADFGMASLQVGDSLLETSCGSPHYACPEVIRGEKYDGRKADVWSCGVILFALLVGALPFDDDNLRQLLEKVKRGVFHMPHFIPPDCQSLLRGMIEVDAARRLTLEHIQKHIWYIGGKNEPEPEQPIPRKVQIRSLPSLEDIDPDVLDSMHSLGCFRDRNKLLQDLLSEEENQEKMIYFLLLDRKERYPSHEDEDLPPRNEIDPPRKRVDSPMLNRHGKRRPERKSMEVLSVTDGGSPVPARRAIEMAQHGQSKAMFSKSLDIAEAHPQFSKEDRSRSISGASSGLSTSPLSSPRVTPHPSPRGSPLPTPKGTPVHTPKESPAGTPNPTPPSSPSVGGVPWRTRLNSIKNSFLGSPRFHRRKLQVPTPEEMSNLTPESSPELAKKSWFGNFINLEKEEQIFLVIKDKPLSSIKADIVHAFLSIPSLSHSVISQTSFRAEYKATGGPAVFQKPVKFQVDITYTEGGEAQKENGIYSVTFTLLSGPSRRFKRVVETIQAQLLSTHDQPSAQHLSDTTNCMEMMTGQLSKCDEKNGQAAQAPSTPAKRSAHGPLGDSEAAGPGGDAEHPMGKDTAGMGPPAARREQP
- the Brsk2 gene encoding serine/threonine-protein kinase BRSK2 isoform X12; the encoded protein is MTSTGKDGGGAQHAQYVGPYRLEKTLGKGQTGLVKLGIHCVTCQKVAIKIVNREKLSESVLMKVEREIAILKLIEHPHVLKLHDVYENKKYLYLVLEHVSGGELFDYLVKKGRLTPKEARKFFRQIISALDFCHSHSICHRDLKPENLLLDEKNNIRIADFGMASLQVGDSLLETSCGSPHYACPEVIRGEKYDGRKADVWSCGVILFALLVGALPFDDDNLRQLLEKVKRGVFHMPHFIPPDCQSLLRGMIEVDAARRLTLEHIQKHIWYIGGKNEPEPEQPIPRKVQIRSLPSLEDIDPDVLDSMHSLGCFRDRNKLLQDLLSEEENQEKMIYFLLLDRKERYPSHEDEDLPPRNEIDPPRKRVDSPMLNRHGKRRPERKSMEVLSVTDGGSPVPARRAIEMAQHGQRSRSISGASSGLSTSPLSSPRVTPHPSPRGSPLPTPKGTPVHTPKESPAGTPNPTPPSSPSVGGVPWRTRLNSIKNSFLGSPRFHRRKLQVPTPEEMSNLTPESSPELAKKSWFGNFINLEKEEQIFLVIKDKPLSSIKADIVHAFLSIPSLSHSVISQTSFRAEYKATGGPAVFQKPVKFQVDITYTEGGEAQKENGIYSVTFTLLSGPSRRFKRVVETIQAQLLSTHDQPSAQHLSGIIPKS
- the Brsk2 gene encoding serine/threonine-protein kinase BRSK2 isoform X7, encoding MTSTGKDGGGAQHAQYVGPYRLEKTLGKGQTGLVKLGIHCVTCQKVAIKIVNREKLSESVLMKVEREIAILKLIEHPHVLKLHDVYENKKYLYLVLEHVSGGELFDYLVKKGRLTPKEARKFFRQIISALDFCHSHSICHRDLKPENLLLDEKNNIRIADFGMASLQVGDSLLETSCGSPHYACPEVIRGEKYDGRKADVWSCGVILFALLVGALPFDDDNLRQLLEKVKRGVFHMPHFIPPDCQSLLRGMIEVDAARRLTLEHIQKHIWYIGGKNEPEPEQPIPRKVQIRSLPSLEDIDPDVLDSMHSLGCFRDRNKLLQDLLSEEENQEKMIYFLLLDRKERYPSHEDEDLPPRNEIDPPRKRVDSPMLNRHGKRRPERKSMEVLSVTDGGSPVPARRAIEMAQHGQSKAMFSKSLDIAEAHPQFSKEDRSRSISGASSGLSTSPLSSPRVTPHPSPRGSPLPTPKGTPVHTPKESPAGTPNPTPPSSPSVGGVPWRTRLNSIKNSFLGSPRFHRRKLQVPTPEEMSNLTPESSPELAKKSWFGNFINLEKEEQIFLVIKDKPLSSIKADIVHAFLSIPSLSHSVISQTSFRAEYKATGGPAVFQKPVKFQVDITYTEGGEAQKENGIYSVTFTLLSGPSRRFKRVVETIQAQLLSTHDQPSAQHLSEPPPPVPGLSWGAGLKGQKVATSYESSL